CAGAAATATTCACCCGTTAGCTCCCTCCTTCATGTGCTTTAAACGTGGTCTCTCCTTCAATCTCAATATGGTCGATCACTCCTACAATCGCTGAATCGACTGGCGTATCTTTCGTAATTAGCGTCTGTCGTGCCGAGCTTCCGCCGACAACCATGACAATCTCGCCGACACCAGAGCCAACCGTATCAATACTGACAAGCGGTTTTCCGTCTAGTTCGATACGCTCCATGTCAAGTGGCTGAACGATCAGCATCTTTTTCCCTTGCAGTTTCTCGGCCTTTGACGTTGAAACGACACTTCCTACAACTTTTGCAATGATCACCCGTTATCCCTCTT
The Bacillus shivajii DNA segment above includes these coding regions:
- a CDS encoding EutN/CcmL family microcompartment protein, coding for MIIAKVVGSVVSTSKAEKLQGKKMLIVQPLDMERIELDGKPLVSIDTVGSGVGEIVMVVGGSSARQTLITKDTPVDSAIVGVIDHIEIEGETTFKAHEGGS